In Mustelus asterias unplaced genomic scaffold, sMusAst1.hap1.1 HAP1_SCAFFOLD_201, whole genome shotgun sequence, the sequence agaccttccaaaatgcattacctcacatttgtccggattaaacttcatctgccatttctccgcccaagtctccaactgatctatatcctgctgtatcctctgatggtcctcatcgctatctgcaaatccaccaacctttgtgtcgtccgcaaacttactaatcaatccagttacattttcctccaaatcatttatatatattacaaacagcaaaggtcccagcactgatccctgaggaacaccacttgtcacagccctctattcagaaacacttccactgctaccctctgtcttctttgaccgagccagttttgtattcacctcgctagctcacctctgatcccatgcgacttcactttctgcaccagtctgccgtgagggaccttgtcaaaggccttactgaagtccatgtagacaccatccactgccctaccctcatcaatcatcttcatcacttcctcgaaaaactcgatcaagttcgaaaAATATTCACATCGTGAATATTTTTAATAACTCTAATACAAGTCAGTTCCTTTTGAAGGGCTCTCCCCTGTTTCCtctatcctcacctccaacaacaagtgtgaggagctcatggaagtactttgtcactaagattgagataaTCCAATCAGCTGTCTCTGTTGCTTTGCTCCATTCCATTAGCCCAATGGGCCAAACTGTCTCTAAACATCCCTCTTGTCTGAGCCCCGAACTCCCACTTTTCTCCATCCAGTCTCCACACACACCAGTGGGTTCATACTGAAGAGAGAGGATTTAAATGCTGAGACTGTGACAGGAGCTTTAAAAACCCACATTCACTGATGGTTCACCAGTGTATTCAGTCCGTTCCACTCcactcatctgctctcagtgcagGGAGAGGTTCAAGCGATTGTCCATCCTGCAGCAACAGCagagagttcacaccagggagaggtcattcacctgctccatgtgtgggaagcaaTTCACTGATTCATTCGTTTTGTtaacacaccagtgagttcacactgatgGAATGTGTTTCAAATGTCTGGATTGtgggaaatgttttaaaatttctaTGAATCTGATGTGCTATCAGCAGGTTCACACTGACAGCAGACCATCCAGAGTCTCTCACTATGGGACTGGGTTCAGCTGGACATGTGAACTCAGTGTCCACCAGTGCACTCActctgggagaggctgttcacttgCTCCATGTTTAGCAagagatttactcagtcatcccacttcactgcacatcaacttgttcacactgataagGAACTTTTTCAAACTTCTGACTGTGAGCAGAGCTTTAAATGCAAAATGTATCTGCtgatacacaaacacattcacaggctgttcacctgctccatgtgagaagagattcattcGGTTACCTCAcattctgacacaccagcaagttcataagTTACTACAGGggctggattctgctgttattgctgctgctgTGAATCACATTCAGGACTGGACTATGTTCATTCTGATATTTGGAGTTTGTTTCTGATTATGTTAATAATCCCTGTAACTggactggagtttaatattccaaataaatgtgaaataaaacagtGATATTTGAATACATAGTTGCAGATGTTCGTCTTTCCCAGCTGAATGTTTAACATTGCCGGCTGGAGCTCAGAAGGGGCAATCTGGGGGAGGTTCACACAGCAGGAACAGAACTGCAGTCTGTTCCTGCCATagggtcacactgagagggacaaacagcactttggactttctcatctctcttcactgacagcaaagtgggttaatcctgaggtgtgtaagaaatgtgtcccaaCTGCTCTTTTCTATAGTCCAGAGCTCCTAAACATGGAACAGAAGACTCTTTTATAACTATGTTTCGAGTCAGGTGAACAATTGTGAAAGAAAATcaaaatattacagatgctggaaatcggaaataaaaacaaagcaggtttggtagcatcgctgcagaaacagagctaatgttttggaactgaagagtcatattggactggaaacattgactctgtctttacAAATACCGTCACAGCTGCCGAGAGTTTGCAACAATTTTGAACAACGGTGAAGGCTGGAAACATGCTGTCAAATCAAAGTTTAGTGTGAAACTGGGACGTGTTCCTGACTGAAAGTGAAAGAGCAAGTTTAAATTCCCAGACTGACAAATGATTGTGCACACTATTTCAAGGAAGGtgttaattaatttaaaataagcctgtttaaatatattttcatagaaaataggaacaggagtaagccattctcgGCCAGGccagtcattatgatcatggaCCACAAAAGATGTATTTGTATTTGACAATATCAAGTGGCAATGGCGGTGCCATTACCCAGCGTGCACCGAGAGGGTGACGATACCCTATCTTCAATACTGGAGATCATTGCGCAGACTCAGTGCCTCTctgactggagcatgcgcagtgcggtgtAGGCAGTGGTCGGACGGGGTGGTGTCGGAGCAGCAGGGAGACCAGAAACTGATTGTAGACACCGGGTGAGTGAGATTAAATGGAGCCTGAGAGTCAAAAGGGAGGACTCATAAGCACCCGGTATAGGAAGCGGAGCTTTCATAAACATCGGATATTAGCTTCAAACCACAAATAAGACGCCCGAGGCCCTGCCTGACCGATTTTGCAGCCTCCATCTTTCGAGAACAATGGGCAGCGTGACCGCCATATTTATTGGGGGCAATGGACAGCAGGGCGGtggccatctttatagggggcaatgGGCAACAGGGCGCATGTGCAGCCGCCACCTCGATTGGAGGCAGTGGGCATTGATTCCAGAAGTTAGTTCCTGGCCTCCAGAATTGGTCTCTTTTTCATTAAGCCACAGAAACATTGAATTATTACACTACAGAAAATGACTAACCCATCATGCATTTGCTGGTTCTCTACAAGGGAATCAGCTCATCCCACTACCCTGTCTTTTCACTAACAAGACCAACAGAAAATATTTCCCATCCccaaaacgggcggcacggtagcacagtggttagcactgctgcttcacagctccagggacctgggttcgattcctggcttgggtcactgtctgtgcggagtttgcacattctcctcgtgtctgtgtgggtttcctctgggtgttctggtttccttccacagtccaaagatgtgccggttaggttgattggctatgctaaaataaaattgcccctgagtgtcctgggatgcgtagattagagggattagcgggtaaaatatgtagggatatgggggtagggcctgggtgggattgtggttggtgcagactcgatgggccgaatggcctctttctgcactgtagggtttctctgaaatTACCTGTGGAGAAGATTATGTTTtatcttcttgaacagctgcagtccatgtggtgaaggtgctccccTTTAGGTCAAGAGTTACAGGCTATtcacccagtgatgatgaagggacagtgatacATCTCCAAATCAATAATTACAATgtgtatttatacagcatctttcatgTACTGGAGCATTCTGAGGCGTTTCTCAGGTGTGTTATAAAGCAACATTTGACATAGAGTCATGTGAGCAGACATGAGGGTGGATGGGTAAAggtttggttaaagaggtagttttaatgagtatcttaaaggaaggatgacacagagggggagcaggggggggggagtaTGACACAGAGGGGGAGTATCTTAAAGGAAGGATGACACAGAGGGGGAGCAGTTTAGGGGGAAATTCCGAAGATTATGGCCTTGGTAACTGGGAGTGCGGACACgtatgatggagtgattaaaactgtGAATGCTGAGGAAGCCGGAATGAAAGGAATGCAGAGATATTGGAGGGTTGTGAGgcgagaggagattacagagatggggaggggtgaaaccatggagggacttgagaacaaggatgagaaatttaaaatgttgATTCATAAACAGGAGCCTTTGTGGTGGGTGAACAAGATTTGGAATGAGTAAACACGTGGGCAGCAGGATTGTGATGACCTCAAGTTaatagacaggttgagtgagggAGACCGGCCAGGGGTGTGTTAGAATGATTAAGTCTAATGGTAACAAGCACTCAGaacctgcatggatcagctggccggggtattcgcagacatcatcaacctctctttacaacaatctgaggtcctatctgcttcaagaagatgaccatcatctcagtacgaaagaaaagccaagcagcgtgccttaatggctcTCGTCCGGTGggtctaacatccatcattatgaagtgcttcaaaaggttagcctctcggactgcctggatccgatacagttcgcctaccgcccaacaagtccacagcagatgccaattccctggccctgcactcaaccctggaacatcgagATTACAAAGACAgctttgtcagactcctatttattgactacagttcagcctttaacatcattattcccacaaaactcatctccaaactccgtggcctgggctcggctcctccctctgcaactggatgctgaacttcctaacccacagaccacaatcagtaaggataggcaacaacacctcctccacaatcatcctcaacaccggtgccccacaaggctgtgttctcagcccttactatactccttatacatctatgattgtgtggccaaatttcactccaactcgattttcaagtttgctggtgacaccaccgtagtgggtcagatctccaacaatgacgagacagagtacaggaatgagatagagaatctggtgaactggtgcgacaacaataatctctccctcaatgtaaacaaaatgaaggagattgtcatcgacttaaggaaacatagtggagaacgtgccctgtctatatcaacggggatgaagtagaaatggtcgaaagcttcaagtttttaggtgcccagatcattaacaacctgtcctggtccccccaagccaacactctagttaagaaagcccaccaacgcctctactttctcagaagactaaggaaaatctcacgggatccagggtgagggagctaaatggatacaaaattggcttgatgacagaagccagagggaggttgtagaaggttgtttttcaaactggagacctgtgaccagcggagtgcctcagggatcggtgctgggtccactgttatttgtaatttatattaatgatttggatgagaatataggaggcacggtttgtaagtttgcagatgacaccaagattggtggcatagtggacagtgaagaaggttatctcggattgcaacgggatcttgatcaattaggtcaGTGagttgacaaatggcagatggagtttaatttagataaatgcaaggtattgcattttggtagattgaaccagggcaggacttgctcagttaatggtaggccactggggagagttacagaacaaagagatctaggggtacaggttcatagctcattgacagtggagtcacagagtggtgaagaaggcattcagcattcttgctttcattggtcagaacattgaatacaggagttgttgaagttggacaagacattggtaaggccacacttggaatactgtgttcacttctattatagaaaggatattattaaactagaaactagaaagagtgcagaagagatttactggaatgctaccgggacttgatggtttgagttataaggagaggctggatagactgggactttttttctctggagcgtagaaggctgaggggtgatcttatagaggtctataaaataatgagaggcatagatcagctagatagtcaatatcttttcccaaaggtaggggagtctaaaactaaagggcataggtttaaggtgagaggggagagatacaaaaggatccagaggggcaaagtgtctggaacaagctgccagaggtagtagtagaggtgggtacaattttgtcttttaaaaaacatttagatagttacatgggtatgatgggtatagagggatatgggccaaatgcgggcaattgggacgagcttaggggtttaaaaaaaaaggcagcatgacaagttgggccgaagggcctgtttccatgctgtaaacctctatgactctatgaaatttggcatgttagctatgactctcaccaacttttacagatgcaccatggaaagcattagcatcagcttggtatggctcctgctctgcccaaagaccacaaggaactacagaaggtcgtgaatgtagcccaatccatcactcaaaccagcctcccatccattgactctgtctacacttcctgctgccttgctaaagcagccagcataattaaggactccacgcaccacggacattctctcttccaccttcttccgtcaggcaaaagatacaaatgtttgaggtcacgtaccaaatgactcaaggacagcttcttccctgctgccatcagacttttgaatggacctacgttgcattaagttgatctttctctacaccctagctataactgtagcactacagtcttgtttccttctctatgaacggtatgctttgtctgtatagcacacaggaaacaatacttttcactatgttaatacatgtgacaataataaatcaaaacaaaacaaaggaatgggtgacggtttcagcagcagatgaactgagaggagactggagttgggtgatgttactgaggtggaactgGTCTTGGTGATGATGTGGATTTGTGGTCAGATTCTCAGGTTGGGTGAAATATTTTGCTATGTGAACAGACTGGCTCAGTCTCAGACAGTTTccgaggagagggatggagtcagtgggtgGAATTTGTAGCAGAGAGCGTTGACAATAACTGCAGTTTTCCCAGGATTAAAATGGAGGAAAATTCTAGCCCAGAGCTGGAGAGATCtttcagggaatcaaaggattcagggagggggtgggaaattGGCACTAAaaccagctcaatttcacaacctgcctttctgtttttgagagttctctctcactcccttttttctgttttaaatcagtttcacaGGGCATTAGAAGGGGAAGATTTGCAGtcagggaaactgaaaccaaacatcacatcaggatctgaatatcatcggGTTTTTAACATGCAAGAAAACAGCAACGTTCACAGTGTAGATAAACCGTGGAAATCTGGGGACTGTGAGCAGGAATTCAGATCCccgtctgagctggaaactcatcagccctgtcacactggggagaggccattcacctgccctgagtgtgcgaagggattcacttggtcatccaaCCTGTTGAGGCACCAGCGTGTTCATAATGcgcagaagccattcacctgtcctgagtgtgggaagggattcactcgatcatctgggctgcaacaacaccaccgagttcacactggggagaggccattcacctgctccaagtgtgggaagggatttactgattcatccactctgctgaaacatcagcaagttcacactgacgagagaccatttaaatgcttggactgtgggaagtgctataaaagttctcagAACCTAATGCgacatcagcttgttcacactgacgagagacccttcagatgctctcactgtgagactgggttcagacaatcatctgaactcactgcacatcagcgaattcacactggggagaagccgttcatctgttgcaaatgtgggaagagattcactcgatcatcAGGGCTTCTACaacaccatcgagttcacacaggggagagaacattcacctgctccaaatgtgggaagggattcagcgattcgtccactctgctgaaacaccagcaagttcacactgacgagagaccttttaaatgtgctGACTGTGAGAAATGCTATAAAGGTTCTGTGGACCTGATGCgccatcagcttgttcacactgacgagagaccgttcaggtgctctcactgcggaaCTGGGTTTAGACAATTATGTCAACTGActgcacaccagcgggttcacactggggagaagccgttcatctgtttgcagtgtgagaaaggattcactcaatcagccaccctgcagagacaccagcgagttcacactggggagagaccattcacctgctctcagtgtgggaagagattcactcgctcatccaccCTGAtgagtcaccagcgagttcacaaataaTCAGTGACTGGATTTTACTGTAAATCACATCCAGGAATGAACTATGTTCATTGACGTCCATTTCTACTGATATGTCAAGAAAATCTgagaaattaaaatattttttgtgggtaatttctgattttttttaaacgggTGAAGTGAGTGGTAATTAGAAAAGGAGACAGAATG encodes:
- the LOC144485622 gene encoding uncharacterized protein LOC144485622, with the translated sequence MQENSNVHSVDKPWKSGDCEQEFRSPSELETHQPCHTGERPFTCPECAKGFTWSSNLLRHQRVHNAQKPFTCPECGKGFTRSSGLQQHHRVHTGERPFTCSKCGKGFTDSSTLLKHQQVHTDERPFKCLDCGKCYKSSQNLMRHQLVHTDERPFRCSHCETGFRQSSELTAHQRIHTGEKPFICCKCGKRFTRSSGLLQHHRVHTGERTFTCSKCGKGFSDSSTLLKHQQVHTDERPFKCADCEKCYKGSVDLMRHQLVHTDERPFRCSHCGTGFRQLCQLTAHQRVHTGEKPFICLQCEKGFTQSATLQRHQRVHTGERPFTCSQCGKRFTRSSTLMSHQRVHK